GGGATGTTCGCGGATCGCTTCGGGCGCAAGCCGGTATTTCAGTGGAGCATCGTGCTGTGGGGCGTCGCCAGTTACTTATGCTCCACGGCGCAGACGGTTGAGACCCTGACCCTGTTTCGTATCCTGCTGGGCATTGGGATGGGCATGGAGTTTCCCATTGCGCAGTCCATGCTGTCGGAGCTGATTCCGGCAAAGCGACGAGGGCGTTATATCGCCTTGATGGATGGGTTCTGGCCGTTGGGGTTTGTTGCCGCCGGGGTGCTTTCTTATTTCCTGCTGCCAGTGATCGGCTGGCGCGACATCTTCCTGGTGTTGGCCGTGCCGGCGGTGTTTGTGTTGGCCATCCGGTTTTTCATTCCAGAATCGCCACGTTGGCTGGAACAGGCCGGGCGCCACGAGGCGGCGGACAAGGTATTGCTTGGCATTGAACAAAAGGTGCGCAACTCCCTCGGCCACGCCGAATTGCCGCAGCCCATTGCCTTGCCGCGAGTGGCGAGTACGCCGGGCACATTCTTCTCGGCTTTCCAGCAGCTGTGGTCGGCGCAGTACCGCCAACGCACCCTGATGATCTGGAGCGTGTGGTTCTTTGCCTTGCTCGGCTTCTACGGGCTGACCTCGTGGCTGAGTGCGCTGTTGCAGCAGTCAGGCTTTGCCGTGACGCAATCGGTGTATTACACGGTGATCATTTCCCTGGGCGGGATACCGGGTTTCCTCATGGCCGCGTGGCTGGTCGAGCGTTGGGGGCGCAAGCCGGTGTGCGTGGTGACGCTGCTGGGCGGCGCAGTGATGGCGTTTTTGTATGGGCAAAGCGCGGTGTTTGGCGGCAACGTCGGGCTGCTGATTACGTCCGGCTTGTTGATGCAGTTCTTTCTGTTTGGCATGTGGGCGGTGTTGTACACCTATACGCCTGAGCTGTATCCCACTTCGGCGCGCGCCACCGGTTCCGGGTTCGCCTCGGCGATTGGGCGGGTGGGCTCGTTGCTGGGGCCACTGGTGACCGGGTTGGTGTTTCCAATCACCGGGCAGGGCGGGGTATTTGCCCTGGGCGCGTTGTGTTTCGCGGTGGCGGCGCTGGTGGTGTGGGTGTTTGGGATGGAGACCAAGGGCAAGACGTTGGAGGAACTCACCGAAATCTGAGGTTAACGCAAAACCCCTGTGGGAGGGGGCAGCCCCCTCCCACATTAGCCCGCCGTTAAGGCTTCACCAGTCGCGCATCCAGGCTGTTTTGCGCCAGGCGTTTGGCCTGGTCCTGGGTCATGCCCAGGGAGGTGTACAGCGCGTGGAAGTTCTCGGTGACGTAACCGCCGAAGTAGGCCGGGTCATCCGAGTTCACCGTGACCTTCACGCCACGCTCGAGCATGTCGAGGATGTTGTGCTGGGCCATGTCGTCGAATACGCACAGCTTGGTGTTGGACAACGGGCAAACGGTCAACGGGATCTGCTCGTCGATGATGCGCTGCATCAGGCGCTCGTCTTCGATGGCGCGCACACCGTGATCGATGCGCTGAATTTTCAGCAGGTCGATGGCTTCCCAGATGTATTCGGGCGGGCCTTCTTCGCCGGCGTGAGCCACGGTGAGGAAGCCTTCATGACGGGCACGGTCGAACACACGCTGGAACTTGCTCGGCGGGTGGCCCATTTCTGAGCTGTCCAGGCCCACGGCGACGAACGCATCACGAAACGGCAGCGCCTGGTCGAGGGTTTTTTCGGCTTCGGCTTCGCTCAGGTGACGCAGGAAGCTCAAGATCAAGCCGCTGGTGATGCCCAGTTGCTGCTCGCCGTCCTTGAGCGCGGCAGCGATGCCGTTGAGCACCACTTCGAACGGCACGCCACGGTCGGTGTGGGTTTGCGGGTCGAAGAAGGGCTCGGTGTGGATCACGTTCTGGGCTTTGCAGCGCAGCAGGTAGGCCCAGGTCAGGTCGTAGAAGTCCTGTGACGTGCGCAATACATCGGCGCCTTTGTAATACAGGTCGAGAAACTCTTGCAGGTTGTTGAAGGCATAGGCCTTGCGCAGGGTTTCGACGTCGTTCCAAGGCAGCGCAATCTTGTTGCGTTCAGCCAGGTCGAACAGCAGCTCAGGCTCCAGCGAGCCTTCCAGGTGCAGGTGCAGTTCAGCCTTGGGCAGGGCGTTGAGCCAATCGTACATGTCTAAAATCTCATCAGGTGCAATGGCGGCATTCTACAGGCCATGGCTGAAATAATCGGCAAAACCTGACCAGCAGGAGAGTATTTGATTTATTTGCACAAGGGCGGCGTGAACTAAGGTGTAACGAAACGTTAGCGGCGTGGCGCAGTCTGTACCCCAACGATGACTGATTTGCTGTACATAAAGGCCCCCCATGCTCACTTCCCTCAAGCAAGAAAAATTCATGCTGCTGGCGCTGATTGCCGCCATTGCCGCGTACCCGCTGGAACACTGGATGCTGCACAGCGGGCAGATGGTGGCATTGCTCGCTGGCCTCGCCTTGATTGCGTTTATCGTAATGGCGTCAATGCGTGTGGCCCATCATGCCGAGCAGCTCGCGGAAAAGGTCGGCGACCCCTACGGCACCATGATCCTGACCCTGGCGGCCGTGCTGGTGGAAGTGGTGATCCTGGCGATCATGATGAGCAACGAACCCTCACCCACACTGGTGCGCGACACCATCTATTCGGCGGTGATGCTCGATATCAACGGCATCCTCGGCCTGGCCGCGCTGATGGGCGGCATCAAGCATGGCGAGCAGTCCTACAACGATGATTCGGCGCGTACCTACAGCGTGATGATCCTCACCGCCATGGGCGTGTCGATGGTGGTGCCGGAATTTATCCCCGAGGCCGACTGGAAAATCTACTCGGCCTTCACCATTGGCGCGATGGTGGTGCTCTACACCCTGTTCCTGAGAATGCAGGTGGGCCCCCACAGTTATTTCTTCAGCTACAGCTACCCGGAAAAACGCCGCAAGAAATTACCGGAGCACGAGCAGGCGCCACCCGTGAGCCTGGCGTTCTCGATTGGCACCCTGGTGTTTGGCGTGATTGTGATTGGCGCGCTGGCCGAGGTGATGTCCAAGACCCTCGACCTGGGCCTGGAAGGCACGGGTGCTCCGCCGGTAATTACCGCGATTGTCGTGGCGGCCATTTCCGCCGCGCCGGAAATTCTCACGGCGCTGCGCGCCGCCTTGGCCAACCGCATGCAGTCGGTGGTGAACATCGCACTGGGTGCTTCTTTGTCGACGGTGATTCTGACGGTGCCGGTGATGGAAGCGATGGCGCTGTACACCGGCCAGCCGTTCCAGATGGCAATGACGCCGGTGCAGACGGTGATGGTGTTTATCACGCTGATCGTCAGTGCGATCAATCTCAACGACGGTGAGACCAATGCCATCGAAGGGATGACGCATTTCGTGTTGTTTGCGACGTTTATCATGCTGTCGCTGCTGGGGCTGTAACCAGCTTTCCAGAGCACCATAGAGCAAATGTGGGAGGGGGCTTGCCCCCCGATAGCTGTGGGTCAGCCAACGTGTAGGTGACTGGCACACCGCCATCGGGGGCAAGCCCCCTCCCACATTTGAGCTTCGTTTGGCTTAGGTGCCGGCGATCAGCTGGCGGGCCGCTTGGGTGTGATCGGCGATCAGGCCTTTGAGGTCCAAGCCTTCAACCTGCCCGTCGATGACCCGCCACTTGCCCCCGACCATCACCCGGTCTGCGCGGTCCGCGCCGCACAACAGCAGTGCCGAAATCGGGTCGTGGCTGCCGGAGAAGCGCAGCTCATCAAGTTTGAATAGCGCCAAGTCAGCCTGTTTGCCTACGGCCAGTTCACCAATATCCGTACGCCCCAGTAGCCGCGCCGAACCTTTTGTAGCCCAGCCCAACACCCCTTCGGGCGTGATTTTTTCCGCTCCGTAACGCAGGCGCTGGATGTACAAGGCCTGGCGCGCTTCGAGGATCATGTTCGAGGCGTCATTGGACGCCGATCCGTCCACGCCCAGACCGACCGGGGCACCGGCGGCGAGCAGGTCGAGGGTCGGGCAGATACCGGAGGCCAGGCGCATATTCGAACTGGGGCAATGGCAGATGCCCGTGCCGGCGGCGCCCAGGCGGGCAATTTCATCCGGGTTGAAATGTATGCCATGGGCCAGCCAGGTGCGCGGGCCAAGCCAGCCGACGCTGTCGAGATAGTCCACGGTGCGCAGGCCGAAGCGCTGCAGGCAGAAGTCTTCTTCGTCGAGGGTTTCCGCCAGGTGCGTGTGCAGGCGCACGTCGAGTGAGCTGGCCAGTTCGGCGCTGGCTTGCATGATTTCGGGGGTGACTGAAAACGGTGAGCAGGGCGCCAGGGCAATCTGGATTTGCGCGCCGTCGCCGCGCTCATGGTAGTGGCGGATCAGGCGCTGGCTGTCATCGAGGATCACTTGGCCTTGTTGCACGGTCTGCTGCGGCGGCA
This region of Pseudomonas sp. MUP55 genomic DNA includes:
- a CDS encoding MFS transporter codes for the protein MGIQGYSAAERLERLPISGYHRIIFIIIALAFFFDSMDLAMMTFLLGSIKSEFGLSTAQAGLLASSSFFGMVIGASLSGMFADRFGRKPVFQWSIVLWGVASYLCSTAQTVETLTLFRILLGIGMGMEFPIAQSMLSELIPAKRRGRYIALMDGFWPLGFVAAGVLSYFLLPVIGWRDIFLVLAVPAVFVLAIRFFIPESPRWLEQAGRHEAADKVLLGIEQKVRNSLGHAELPQPIALPRVASTPGTFFSAFQQLWSAQYRQRTLMIWSVWFFALLGFYGLTSWLSALLQQSGFAVTQSVYYTVIISLGGIPGFLMAAWLVERWGRKPVCVVTLLGGAVMAFLYGQSAVFGGNVGLLITSGLLMQFFLFGMWAVLYTYTPELYPTSARATGSGFASAIGRVGSLLGPLVTGLVFPITGQGGVFALGALCFAVAALVVWVFGMETKGKTLEELTEI
- a CDS encoding adenosine deaminase translates to MYDWLNALPKAELHLHLEGSLEPELLFDLAERNKIALPWNDVETLRKAYAFNNLQEFLDLYYKGADVLRTSQDFYDLTWAYLLRCKAQNVIHTEPFFDPQTHTDRGVPFEVVLNGIAAALKDGEQQLGITSGLILSFLRHLSEAEAEKTLDQALPFRDAFVAVGLDSSEMGHPPSKFQRVFDRARHEGFLTVAHAGEEGPPEYIWEAIDLLKIQRIDHGVRAIEDERLMQRIIDEQIPLTVCPLSNTKLCVFDDMAQHNILDMLERGVKVTVNSDDPAYFGGYVTENFHALYTSLGMTQDQAKRLAQNSLDARLVKP
- a CDS encoding calcium:proton antiporter; the protein is MLTSLKQEKFMLLALIAAIAAYPLEHWMLHSGQMVALLAGLALIAFIVMASMRVAHHAEQLAEKVGDPYGTMILTLAAVLVEVVILAIMMSNEPSPTLVRDTIYSAVMLDINGILGLAALMGGIKHGEQSYNDDSARTYSVMILTAMGVSMVVPEFIPEADWKIYSAFTIGAMVVLYTLFLRMQVGPHSYFFSYSYPEKRRKKLPEHEQAPPVSLAFSIGTLVFGVIVIGALAEVMSKTLDLGLEGTGAPPVITAIVVAAISAAPEILTALRAALANRMQSVVNIALGASLSTVILTVPVMEAMALYTGQPFQMAMTPVQTVMVFITLIVSAINLNDGETNAIEGMTHFVLFATFIMLSLLGL
- a CDS encoding 8-oxoguanine deaminase, which translates into the protein MPATRIWLKNPLAVFTANGLDARGGLVLQDGVITEVLAQGQSPAHPCAQMFDAREHVVLPGLINTHHHFYQTLTRAWAPVVNQPLFPWLKTLYPVWARLTPEKLALASKVALAELLLSGCTTAADHHYLFPDGLENAIDVQVQSVRELGMRAMLTRGSMSLGEADGGLPPQQTVQQGQVILDDSQRLIRHYHERGDGAQIQIALAPCSPFSVTPEIMQASAELASSLDVRLHTHLAETLDEEDFCLQRFGLRTVDYLDSVGWLGPRTWLAHGIHFNPDEIARLGAAGTGICHCPSSNMRLASGICPTLDLLAAGAPVGLGVDGSASNDASNMILEARQALYIQRLRYGAEKITPEGVLGWATKGSARLLGRTDIGELAVGKQADLALFKLDELRFSGSHDPISALLLCGADRADRVMVGGKWRVIDGQVEGLDLKGLIADHTQAARQLIAGT